One window of Catonella massiliensis genomic DNA carries:
- a CDS encoding type II toxin-antitoxin system prevent-host-death family antitoxin, with product MANILPVSDLRNYNEVLKNCHKGEPVYLTKNGRGRYVVLDIEDYEREQAEKKLLMKLHEAEEAVKDGEGWLNLAELKKIMG from the coding sequence ATGGCAAATATACTACCTGTATCTGATTTGAGAAATTATAATGAGGTATTGAAGAATTGTCACAAGGGAGAACCAGTATACTTAACCAAGAATGGCAGGGGACGCTATGTGGTTTTGGATATTGAAGATTATGAACGTGAACAAGCGGAAAAGAAGCTTTTGATGAAACTTCATGAAGCTGAAGAGGCTGTGAAAGACGGAGAGGGTTGGCTTAATCTCGCAGAACTAAAAAAGATAATGGGGTAA
- a CDS encoding type II toxin-antitoxin system RelE/ParE family toxin, with translation MLKLRINPLVVEDLRNIRDYIAEDNEKYAAKTIEEIYGKFENLQLFPEMGTNLSKRVRFKTDYKYVVWEDYVIIYKVNEGYVEIYRVLNRYQDLTRIFE, from the coding sequence ATGCTAAAACTAAGGATTAATCCTCTTGTTGTAGAGGACTTAAGGAATATTCGTGATTATATAGCAGAAGACAATGAAAAGTATGCAGCTAAAACAATAGAAGAAATATATGGAAAATTTGAAAATCTTCAGTTATTCCCTGAGATGGGGACAAATCTTTCAAAGAGGGTACGTTTTAAGACGGATTACAAATATGTGGTATGGGAAGACTATGTAATTATTTATAAGGTTAATGAAGGCTATGTAGAAATCTATCGCGTGTTAAACAGGTATCAAGATCTTACAAGGATTTTTGAGTGA